Part of the Planctomicrobium piriforme genome, TCAAATTGCCCCGGTCCTGGAAGCTGCCGTTGCTGCTGTCCTCGGCGCACGCGAAGCCGCATGGTTCGAGTTTATGACCGATTCGGGTACGCACTCGCCGGTCTTGCTCTTCCATTATCCGTCAACGCAACCGGCTGGGTTCGAGTACCTCAAGCGTTCGGTGAAACTGGAATTCGGCTCACTAACCGATCAGCAGCCCTTTGGTCGGCATCCGATTCAGCCTTGGGTTGCCGAAGTGCTGCCTGCCGCCTTCCCGGACTGGAAGTGCGAAGTGCTGGCGCTGGAAATGGAGCGAAGCTTTTGGGAGAAGGCAACGATCCTGCACGCTGAGTTTCATCGTCCTGCCGGCAAGCCGACTCCGGATCGCTTTTCGCGGCACTACGCTGACACAGCGTCGTTGGCGAAGCATCCCATCGCGAGTAAAGCGGCAGACGACCATACCCTTCGCAACCGCGTCGTGCAGTGGAAGAGCCAGTTCTTCGGCAGTTCGTGGGCGAGTTACGACCAGGCCAAGCCCGGCACATTCCGGCTCGTTCCTCCCGCCCAACGACTCCCGGCACTCCGACAGGACTATCAGGCCATGCGGGACATGTACCTCTCTGAACCCGCAAACTTTGACGACGTGCTTGCAGATTTGACCAACTTGGAGCAGCGAATTAATCAGCAGATTGGCG contains:
- a CDS encoding nucleotidyl transferase AbiEii/AbiGii toxin family protein, producing MKLKFLALPDEERRLYIEQAAVRQNLAPVILEKDFWVCWLLGILFESEFAGDLVFKGGTSLSKVFGVIDRFSEDIDLSVSPAFLNLPEVGTSRNQAHKWMTKAEAACGVAVQNQIAPVLEAAVAAVLGAREAAWFEFMTDSGTHSPVLLFHYPSTQPAGFEYLKRSVKLEFGSLTDQQPFGRHPIQPWVAEVLPAAFPDWKCEVLALEMERSFWEKATILHAEFHRPAGKPTPDRFSRHYADTASLAKHPIASKAADDHTLRNRVVQWKSQFFGSSWASYDQAKPGTFRLVPPAQRLPALRQDYQAMRDMYLSEPANFDDVLADLTNLEQRINQQIGG